A single genomic interval of Hippea jasoniae harbors:
- the ilvC gene encoding ketol-acid reductoisomerase, protein MNIYYEKDADLSLIKSKKVAVIGYGSQGYAHSNNLKDSGCDVVVGLRKGSKSWQKAEAAGLKVMETAEAAKWGDVIMILAPDELQPEIYKESIEPNLKEGDTIAFGHGFNIHFGQIVPPADVNVMMIAPKGPGHLVRREYEKGRGVPMLIAVAQDYSGNTKELALSYAAAIGGARAGVIETTFKDETETDLFGEQTVLCGGVTSLVKAGFETLVEAGYPEEMAYFETFHELKLIVDLMYESGIWGMRYSISNTAKYGDVTRGPRVIDESVKQRMKAILKEIQDGSFAREWVLENKSGRTVFNKLIEKDKNHPIEKVGAKLRKMMPWIEENKAIDESKN, encoded by the coding sequence CTGAATATATACTATGAAAAGGATGCGGATCTATCTTTAATTAAATCAAAAAAGGTTGCTGTTATCGGTTATGGATCTCAGGGTTATGCTCATTCAAACAATTTGAAAGACTCAGGCTGTGATGTTGTAGTGGGTTTAAGAAAGGGGTCAAAATCGTGGCAAAAGGCTGAAGCAGCAGGTTTGAAGGTTATGGAAACTGCTGAAGCTGCTAAATGGGGCGATGTGATTATGATACTTGCACCAGATGAATTGCAGCCTGAGATATATAAAGAATCGATTGAGCCAAATCTAAAAGAGGGTGATACGATAGCATTTGGACATGGTTTTAATATACATTTTGGTCAAATCGTTCCCCCCGCAGATGTTAATGTTATGATGATTGCACCAAAAGGTCCTGGTCATCTTGTAAGAAGGGAGTATGAAAAAGGCAGGGGTGTGCCGATGTTGATTGCTGTAGCTCAGGATTACTCTGGCAACACAAAAGAGCTTGCTTTGAGTTATGCAGCCGCAATTGGTGGTGCAAGGGCAGGTGTTATTGAGACAACATTTAAGGATGAAACAGAAACCGATCTATTTGGTGAGCAGACCGTATTGTGTGGCGGTGTAACTTCTCTTGTAAAAGCAGGTTTTGAAACACTTGTTGAGGCTGGTTATCCAGAAGAGATGGCTTATTTTGAAACATTCCATGAATTAAAACTGATTGTTGATTTGATGTATGAAAGCGGCATCTGGGGCATGAGGTATTCAATCTCAAACACAGCAAAATACGGTGATGTGACAAGGGGTCCAAGGGTTATAGACGAAAGTGTAAAGCAGAGAATGAAGGCTATTTTAAAAGAGATTCAGGATGGAAGCTTTGCACGCGAGTGGGTGCTTGAAAATAAAAGCGGTAGAACCGTATTTAATAAGCTGATTGAAAAAGATAAGAATCATCCAATTGAGAAAGTCGGTGCAAAATTGAGAAAAATGATGCCATGGATTGAGGAGAATAAGGCTATAGATGAGTCTAAAAACTAA
- a CDS encoding 2-isopropylmalate synthase, with protein sequence MSDRKIIIFDTTLRDGEQSPGASMNTSEKVAIAKQLEKLGVDVIEAGFAAASPGDLEAIKEVSKALEKPIIASLARAVKKDIEAAAEALAEAKRKRIHTFIATSPVHVEKKLGMSYEAVKEAAVDAVRYARNFCDDVEFSAEDATRSDWDYLCEIFEEAIKAGAKTINIPDTVGYTTPQEYYELIKYIMNKVPNIDKAVVSVHCHNDLGMAVANSLSAVLAGANQVECTINGIGERAGNAALEEIVMAIKVRSDFYKGCYTDINTKEIYPASRLVSKLTGLKVQRNKAIVGKNAFAHEAGIHQDGVIKEKSTYEIMKPEDVGIDTSKLVLGKHSGRHGLEERLKELGYNLTKEQIDEIFVEFKKLADKKKEIYDEDLRALIEDKYKLTPQVYKLVSLQVVAGSSAKPTATIKLVKNNEEFEDAALGDGPVDATFRALERITYVKGKLISYDIQALTEGKDAIGEVTVKVYFPDLDTTIIGRGTSTDVIEASAKAYLDAINKALARM encoded by the coding sequence ATGAGCGACAGGAAGATAATAATCTTTGATACGACCTTAAGGGATGGTGAGCAATCACCAGGTGCAAGCATGAATACCTCTGAGAAGGTAGCAATTGCCAAACAGCTTGAAAAGTTGGGTGTGGATGTGATTGAAGCAGGTTTTGCTGCGGCAAGCCCGGGAGATCTTGAGGCTATTAAAGAGGTATCTAAAGCGTTAGAAAAACCTATTATTGCATCACTTGCAAGGGCTGTGAAAAAGGATATTGAGGCTGCAGCAGAGGCTTTGGCTGAGGCAAAAAGAAAAAGAATCCATACCTTCATTGCCACAAGTCCTGTGCATGTTGAAAAGAAGCTGGGTATGAGCTATGAGGCTGTAAAAGAAGCTGCAGTAGATGCTGTTAGATATGCAAGGAATTTTTGCGATGATGTGGAGTTTTCTGCAGAGGATGCAACAAGAAGCGATTGGGATTATCTGTGTGAGATTTTTGAAGAGGCTATTAAGGCTGGTGCAAAAACGATTAATATTCCCGACACAGTTGGTTATACTACACCGCAGGAGTATTACGAGCTTATTAAATACATTATGAACAAAGTGCCCAATATAGACAAGGCTGTTGTGAGTGTTCACTGTCATAACGACCTTGGAATGGCTGTGGCAAATTCACTATCTGCTGTTTTGGCTGGCGCAAATCAGGTTGAATGCACGATAAACGGTATAGGGGAAAGGGCAGGCAATGCAGCCTTAGAAGAGATAGTTATGGCTATAAAGGTAAGGTCTGATTTCTATAAAGGTTGCTATACAGATATCAATACAAAGGAGATCTATCCAGCAAGCAGACTTGTAAGTAAACTAACAGGGCTCAAGGTTCAGAGGAATAAGGCTATTGTGGGTAAAAATGCCTTTGCCCATGAGGCCGGTATCCATCAGGATGGAGTTATAAAAGAGAAAAGCACTTATGAGATTATGAAACCAGAGGATGTCGGCATCGACACAAGCAAACTCGTTTTAGGAAAACATTCAGGCAGACATGGACTTGAAGAAAGACTCAAGGAGCTGGGTTATAATCTTACAAAAGAGCAGATAGATGAGATATTTGTTGAATTCAAAAAACTTGCAGATAAGAAAAAAGAGATATATGATGAAGATTTGAGGGCATTGATTGAGGATAAGTATAAACTTACACCTCAGGTTTATAAGCTTGTTTCTCTGCAGGTTGTTGCAGGAAGTTCAGCAAAGCCAACGGCTACCATCAAGCTTGTTAAAAACAACGAAGAATTTGAGGATGCTGCGCTGGGTGATGGTCCTGTTGATGCTACATTCAGAGCACTTGAAAGGATTACCTATGTTAAAGGAAAGCTCATTAGCTACGATATCCAGGCACTTACAGAAGGCAAGGATGCAATTGGCGAGGTGACGGTAAAGGTGTACTTCCCCGATTTGGATACGACGATTATCGGCAGGGGAACATCAACCGATGTTATTGAAGCATCGGCAAAAGCTTATCTTGATGCGATAAATAAAGCATTGGCGAGAATGTAG
- a CDS encoding ribosome maturation factor RimP, translating into MVNEELKKDICVIVESLGFSVYDIEYTAKRIIIYIDKPGGVTIDDCEAASRNVSALLDVKDPFEGSYTLEVSSPGINRKLKTKEHFKSAVGKKCLIHTHFPVEGKTVFKGVLSGVEEDGIVMDNIKIEFDNIKKARINEI; encoded by the coding sequence ATGGTGAACGAGGAGTTGAAAAAGGATATTTGTGTGATTGTGGAATCGCTGGGATTTAGTGTTTACGATATTGAATATACTGCCAAACGCATTATTATCTACATCGATAAGCCAGGTGGCGTTACTATCGATGATTGTGAGGCAGCAAGCAGGAATGTTTCTGCACTTTTAGATGTAAAGGATCCGTTTGAGGGTAGTTATACGCTTGAGGTATCAAGCCCCGGTATAAATAGAAAATTAAAAACAAAGGAACATTTTAAATCAGCCGTAGGGAAAAAGTGCCTTATTCATACCCATTTTCCGGTCGAAGGAAAGACGGTTTTTAAGGGTGTTTTAAGTGGTGTTGAAGAGGATGGGATTGTGATGGATAATATAAAGATTGAATTTGATAACATTAAAAAAGCACGCATAAACGAGATATAA
- the ilvN gene encoding acetolactate synthase small subunit — protein sequence MKRIFSIIVENQAGVLSRVANLFAARGYNIDALSVAPINEEGLSRMTIVTEGNEQVLEQIGKQLNKLIDVIKVVEFGDEPFVEREMALIKMHTDMNTRAEVLRIVDIFRGKIVDVSHDSYTVEVTGDTEKINAILKLLEPFGIKELARTGKVAMIREKKR from the coding sequence ATGAAGAGGATTTTTTCTATTATTGTAGAGAACCAGGCAGGTGTTTTAAGCAGGGTGGCAAACCTGTTTGCCGCACGGGGCTATAACATAGATGCCTTGAGTGTTGCTCCCATTAACGAAGAGGGGCTTTCAAGGATGACAATAGTGACAGAGGGCAATGAGCAGGTGCTTGAGCAGATTGGTAAGCAGCTCAATAAGCTAATCGATGTAATTAAGGTAGTGGAATTTGGTGATGAGCCGTTTGTTGAGCGTGAAATGGCTTTGATTAAAATGCATACCGATATGAATACGCGTGCCGAGGTTTTGAGGATTGTTGATATATTTAGAGGTAAAATTGTCGATGTTTCTCACGATTCCTATACGGTTGAGGTAACAGGTGATACAGAAAAAATAAATGCTATCTTGAAGCTACTTGAGCCTTTTGGTATAAAAGAGCTTGCAAGAACGGGAAAAGTGGCTATGATAAGAGAAAAGAAGAGGTAG
- the nusA gene encoding transcription termination factor NusA, translating to MSEILDIAKNISEEYDIDLQKVVDYLADALKIAITKKYGDEAEVRIETDIESNVFDVYVKKKVVERPMLDSQISLADAKKIKRGVKVGDYVEELVDAKSLGRIAVTTIKNVISKLLRDIEKHKAYEEYKDYIGKIIVGEVWSIGANNNVIVDFKNAVGILPRREQGINDKYVVGENIRAYVLDVIEEPKNVKLILSRTHPGFVKELFAKEVPEVREGSVEIKAVAREPSRRTKVAVYSKDSRIDPIGTCVGSKGVRIAAIVRELGDEKIDVIKWSADPSIYIRNAMSPAKVISVDIDEELKKARVYVDDEEYSMAIGKGGVNAKLAAKLTGYNIDILRISEKEDSSVNNEETEVE from the coding sequence GTGAGTGAGATTTTAGATATAGCTAAAAATATTTCCGAAGAATACGATATAGATTTACAAAAGGTTGTTGACTATCTTGCAGATGCTTTAAAGATTGCAATCACAAAGAAATATGGGGATGAGGCTGAGGTCAGGATTGAAACCGATATTGAAAGCAATGTTTTTGATGTTTATGTAAAGAAAAAGGTTGTTGAAAGGCCGATGCTGGATAGTCAGATTTCTTTGGCCGATGCAAAGAAGATAAAAAGGGGAGTAAAGGTAGGAGATTATGTAGAGGAGCTTGTTGATGCAAAAAGCTTAGGAAGAATAGCCGTTACCACAATAAAGAATGTTATTTCAAAGCTTTTGAGAGACATCGAGAAGCATAAAGCCTATGAGGAGTATAAGGATTACATAGGAAAAATAATAGTCGGTGAGGTTTGGAGTATAGGTGCAAACAACAATGTGATAGTTGATTTTAAAAACGCAGTTGGTATTCTGCCAAGAAGGGAGCAGGGAATTAATGATAAATATGTGGTGGGTGAGAATATCAGAGCGTATGTGTTGGATGTTATTGAAGAGCCAAAAAATGTAAAGTTGATTCTATCAAGAACGCATCCAGGTTTTGTAAAGGAGTTGTTTGCAAAAGAGGTGCCTGAGGTTAGAGAGGGTAGCGTTGAAATAAAAGCCGTTGCAAGGGAGCCATCAAGAAGAACAAAAGTGGCTGTCTATTCAAAGGATTCAAGAATAGACCCCATAGGTACATGTGTTGGTTCAAAAGGTGTGAGAATTGCAGCGATTGTAAGAGAGTTAGGTGATGAAAAAATAGATGTTATAAAATGGAGTGCAGACCCTTCGATTTACATTAGAAATGCAATGTCACCTGCAAAGGTGATATCTGTTGATATAGATGAGGAGCTGAAGAAGGCAAGGGTGTATGTGGATGATGAGGAGTATTCGATGGCTATAGGCAAAGGCGGTGTAAATGCAAAACTTGCAGCAAAACTAACGGGTTATAACATCGATATACTCCGCATCTCAGAAAAAGAAGACTCTTCAGTAAATAATGAAGAGACGGAGGTTGAATAA
- the pssA gene encoding CDP-diacylglycerol--serine O-phosphatidyltransferase, with product MKRSRAVYILPNLFTTVNLAAGFYAILLANSGRFLASAWVILFAVLFDNLDGKVARLTHTESQFGVEYDSLSDLVSFGVAPAFLMYLFVLKDFGRLGIIASFLFLISGALRLARFNVQTVHRESFIGLPIPGGASVVAAFVLVFLKFKLDLHKLDLLFLISMYLLAFLMISPIKYRSMKKTSVSKKISIRVFALIVLVLSLMVFKPYIFIPLVVFTYAISGPVEYIVKLLRFRGVGYERQEDNNL from the coding sequence ATGAAAAGAAGTAGAGCTGTTTATATTCTGCCAAATCTTTTTACTACAGTAAATCTTGCTGCGGGCTTTTATGCCATACTGCTTGCCAATAGTGGTAGATTTTTAGCATCAGCCTGGGTAATACTCTTTGCTGTTTTGTTTGATAATTTAGATGGCAAGGTGGCGCGTTTAACACATACAGAAAGTCAGTTTGGTGTTGAGTATGACTCATTAAGCGACCTTGTGAGTTTTGGTGTGGCACCAGCGTTTTTGATGTATCTATTTGTCCTTAAGGATTTTGGAAGATTGGGTATTATTGCTTCTTTTTTGTTTTTGATCAGTGGTGCATTGAGGCTTGCAAGGTTTAATGTTCAAACTGTTCATCGTGAGAGTTTTATCGGTTTACCGATTCCTGGTGGGGCAAGTGTTGTTGCTGCATTTGTTCTTGTTTTTTTAAAGTTTAAACTTGATTTGCATAAACTGGACTTGTTGTTTTTGATTTCGATGTATCTTTTGGCGTTTTTGATGATAAGCCCTATTAAATACAGAAGCATGAAGAAAACAAGTGTGAGCAAAAAGATATCGATCAGGGTATTTGCTTTGATAGTGCTTGTGCTTTCTTTGATGGTATTTAAACCTTATATTTTTATACCGCTTGTAGTATTTACCTATGCAATATCAGGTCCTGTTGAATATATTGTAAAATTGTTAAGATTTAGGGGGGTGGGTTATGAGCGACAGGAAGATAATAATCTTTGA
- a CDS encoding phosphatidylserine decarboxylase family protein: MSLKTNEKDLIAKEGYPFIAGFGLSAAVCGALKCKYTSIAFATAAAYSCFFFRNPKRNMPALKNGLVSAADGRVVFAGKAFERFFLKKEVDRISVFMSLFDVHINRAPVDGFVVDSVYNKGKFLPANVEKASLDNEQSAILIETLSKKKVVVVQIAGLVARRIATYPKPGDYVKKGDIIGLIRFGSRVDIYVDADIEWTVVLNEKVKAKESLIGVLK; this comes from the coding sequence ATGAGTCTAAAAACTAACGAGAAGGATTTAATAGCAAAAGAGGGTTATCCTTTTATAGCAGGTTTTGGTTTATCAGCAGCTGTTTGTGGGGCTTTGAAATGTAAATATACATCCATTGCTTTTGCCACAGCTGCTGCCTATAGCTGTTTTTTCTTTAGAAACCCAAAACGCAACATGCCTGCTTTAAAAAACGGTCTGGTAAGTGCTGCTGACGGCAGGGTCGTTTTTGCAGGAAAGGCTTTTGAGCGTTTCTTTTTAAAAAAAGAGGTAGATCGCATCAGCGTATTTATGTCTTTGTTTGATGTTCATATCAACAGGGCTCCAGTGGATGGTTTTGTTGTTGATTCGGTTTATAATAAAGGCAAATTTTTGCCTGCAAATGTAGAAAAAGCCTCACTGGATAATGAGCAAAGTGCAATTTTAATAGAAACACTTTCTAAGAAAAAGGTTGTGGTTGTGCAGATTGCGGGTCTTGTTGCAAGAAGAATTGCAACATATCCAAAGCCCGGTGATTATGTTAAAAAGGGCGATATTATAGGTTTGATTAGATTTGGTTCAAGGGTTGACATTTATGTTGATGCAGATATTGAATGGACTGTTGTTTTAAATGAAAAAGTGAAGGCTAAAGAAAGCCTTATAGGTGTTTTGAAATGA
- a CDS encoding DNA integrity scanning protein DisA nucleotide-binding domain protein encodes MITAQIREDLLKKAFEIAKNSPKSVVVAYYSDISQDKEILEFFEKEGDVGKVIVMKESEYEENEDDIETIETLGSLIKVPDISFDRINKIKVALMIGTSSGILSKDHDIVALTGSSGGIDTVMFLDISKEKELLSFKGDINLEKTVKPEVFEKVLRIALELANQGREGKSVGAIFILGDKEKVLENIKQMIFNPFKGYSPDERNILKVNLDDTLKEYSLLDGAIVIDCNGVIETAGAYISVSTAVDDLPKGLGARHIAAASITAVTNAISIVVSESTGDVTIFKNGSIITRIEKVS; translated from the coding sequence ATGATAACAGCTCAAATACGGGAAGACCTGCTCAAAAAAGCGTTTGAAATAGCCAAAAATTCGCCAAAAAGCGTTGTTGTGGCATACTACAGCGACATATCTCAAGACAAAGAGATACTTGAGTTTTTTGAGAAAGAGGGCGATGTTGGCAAAGTGATTGTTATGAAAGAATCGGAGTATGAGGAAAATGAGGATGATATTGAAACAATAGAGACGCTTGGCAGTCTTATAAAAGTACCTGATATCAGTTTTGATAGAATAAATAAGATCAAGGTTGCATTAATGATCGGTACATCATCGGGGATTCTATCAAAAGATCACGATATCGTGGCCTTAACCGGTTCAAGTGGTGGTATCGATACGGTTATGTTTCTGGATATATCAAAAGAAAAGGAACTATTGAGCTTTAAGGGTGATATAAACCTTGAAAAAACGGTAAAGCCGGAGGTTTTTGAGAAGGTTTTAAGGATTGCTTTAGAACTTGCCAATCAGGGTAGAGAGGGCAAAAGTGTAGGTGCTATATTTATTTTGGGTGATAAAGAAAAGGTGCTTGAAAACATAAAACAGATGATTTTTAATCCCTTTAAAGGTTATAGTCCTGATGAGAGAAATATTTTAAAGGTTAACTTAGATGATACACTGAAGGAATACAGTCTTTTGGATGGTGCTATAGTGATTGATTGCAACGGCGTTATAGAGACTGCAGGGGCTTATATTTCTGTTTCCACTGCTGTGGATGATCTACCCAAAGGTCTTGGTGCTCGCCATATAGCTGCTGCCTCTATTACTGCTGTTACAAATGCAATAAGTATTGTTGTATCGGAATCAACAGGGGATGTAACCATATTCAAAAACGGTTCTATTATTACAAGAATCGAGAAGGTGAGTTAA
- the folD gene encoding bifunctional methylenetetrahydrofolate dehydrogenase/methenyltetrahydrofolate cyclohydrolase FolD, which yields MVLLNGKELASKIRQQIKEEVLKLKSKGIIPGLAFILVGDNPASQVYVNMKTKACEEVGIYSINHRMPKEVSEKELIEVIKMLNENPMVHGILVQLPLPEHIDEEKIIEAIDYKKDVDGFHPYNMGRLARGNPLFSSCTPFGIMKMFEHYNIDVKGKDVVMVGSGNITGKPMTLMLANAGATVQLCHIYTQNLEEKTRRADIVISAVGKPGLIKSNMVKEGAIVVDVGISKVAGKVVGDVDFEEVSQKASYITPVPGGVGPMTIAMLLYNTLLSVKLKEK from the coding sequence ATGGTTTTATTAAATGGAAAAGAACTTGCCTCAAAAATCAGGCAACAGATAAAAGAAGAGGTTTTAAAGCTAAAGAGTAAAGGTATAATACCTGGCCTTGCTTTTATTCTTGTTGGGGATAATCCAGCCAGTCAGGTTTATGTAAATATGAAAACCAAAGCCTGCGAAGAGGTGGGTATCTACTCAATCAACCACAGGATGCCAAAAGAGGTTTCAGAAAAGGAATTAATTGAAGTAATTAAAATGCTTAATGAAAACCCAATGGTGCACGGCATATTGGTGCAGTTGCCGCTGCCTGAACATATAGATGAGGAAAAGATTATAGAAGCGATTGATTATAAAAAGGATGTGGATGGATTTCATCCTTACAATATGGGTAGGCTTGCAAGAGGTAATCCACTGTTTAGCTCCTGCACGCCTTTTGGTATAATGAAGATGTTTGAGCATTACAATATAGATGTTAAAGGTAAAGATGTGGTTATGGTGGGTTCCGGGAATATCACAGGAAAGCCTATGACTTTGATGCTGGCAAACGCTGGTGCTACGGTTCAGTTGTGCCATATTTATACACAGAATTTAGAAGAGAAAACACGCAGGGCGGATATAGTTATTTCTGCTGTGGGTAAACCAGGATTGATTAAATCTAATATGGTTAAAGAGGGAGCGATTGTTGTTGATGTAGGAATCAGTAAAGTAGCTGGAAAGGTTGTCGGAGATGTAGATTTTGAGGAAGTTTCTCAAAAAGCCTCATATATTACGCCTGTTCCTGGCGGTGTGGGTCCGATGACCATTGCAATGCTACTTTACAATACCCTTCTTTCTGTTAAACTGAAGGAAAAGTAA
- the ilvB gene encoding biosynthetic-type acetolactate synthase large subunit has product MKLTGSQIFIESLKKEGVEYLFGIPGGAIIDLHDELYKQNDIKFILTRHEQAAVHMADGYARATGKPGVALVTSGPGATNTVTGLATAYMDSIPVIVFTGQVPTHLIGNDAFQEADIVGMTRSCTKYNFLVKDVEDLAEIIKKAFYIATTGRPGPVLIDFPKDVQVSKASFKYPESIHIRGYNPTYHGNPKQIRKVAKAIVSAKKPLLYVGGGVITSQAHQELFKLAKKLKIPVFTTLMGIGAYPEDDELSLGMAGMHGTYRANMAIQYCDLLISVGARFDDRVTGKVSEFAPYAKIVHIDIDPTSISKNIKVDYPLVGDARLVLQELLHVLEDYSSIDFDEIRKPWLEQIEKWKNEHKLAYNTETDEILPQYVIEKLAELTKDDDPVISTEVGQHQMWVAQFYTFRKPRQLLTSGGLGTMGYGFPAGIGAQFGFKDRPVYVIAGDGSFQMNEQELATIVAYDIPVKVIILNNGYLGMVRQWQQLFYGRRYAFTNIEVQPDFVKLAESYGIKARRIRKKEEVEDALVEMKNHKGAYLLDAIIAREENVYPMVPAGAPISNMLLT; this is encoded by the coding sequence ATGAAGCTTACAGGATCCCAGATATTTATAGAAAGTTTAAAAAAAGAAGGGGTGGAATATCTTTTTGGTATTCCGGGGGGAGCTATTATCGATCTACATGATGAGCTTTATAAACAAAACGATATTAAATTTATTTTGACAAGGCATGAACAGGCTGCTGTTCATATGGCAGATGGTTATGCACGCGCTACTGGCAAACCAGGCGTTGCCCTTGTTACAAGCGGACCTGGCGCAACAAACACCGTAACAGGGCTTGCGACAGCTTACATGGATTCAATACCTGTGATTGTTTTTACCGGTCAGGTGCCAACGCATCTTATAGGCAATGATGCTTTTCAGGAAGCCGATATTGTTGGTATGACACGCTCATGCACCAAGTATAACTTTCTTGTTAAAGATGTTGAAGATTTAGCAGAGATAATTAAAAAGGCGTTCTATATAGCAACAACAGGTAGGCCGGGTCCGGTGTTGATAGACTTTCCCAAAGATGTGCAGGTTTCCAAAGCATCTTTTAAATACCCAGAGAGCATTCATATCAGGGGTTATAATCCCACATATCACGGCAATCCCAAGCAGATAAGAAAGGTTGCAAAAGCCATAGTGTCCGCAAAAAAACCTCTACTGTATGTGGGTGGAGGCGTTATTACCTCGCAGGCTCATCAGGAGTTATTCAAGCTTGCCAAGAAACTCAAAATTCCAGTATTTACAACGCTTATGGGTATTGGTGCATATCCTGAGGATGACGAGCTAAGCCTTGGTATGGCAGGCATGCATGGCACTTACAGAGCAAATATGGCTATTCAATATTGCGATTTGTTGATTTCTGTTGGTGCAAGATTTGATGACAGGGTTACAGGTAAGGTTTCTGAGTTTGCGCCTTATGCCAAGATAGTGCACATCGATATAGATCCAACAAGTATCAGTAAAAATATTAAAGTGGATTATCCGCTTGTTGGTGATGCAAGGCTTGTTTTACAGGAGCTTTTGCATGTGCTTGAGGATTATTCCTCGATCGATTTTGACGAAATTAGAAAACCGTGGCTTGAGCAGATCGAGAAATGGAAAAACGAGCATAAGTTGGCCTATAACACCGAAACCGATGAAATTCTGCCTCAATATGTTATAGAAAAGCTTGCGGAACTTACAAAAGATGATGATCCTGTAATATCTACAGAGGTTGGTCAGCATCAGATGTGGGTGGCTCAGTTTTATACATTCAGAAAACCAAGGCAGCTGCTTACATCGGGTGGTTTAGGAACAATGGGTTATGGCTTTCCAGCTGGTATTGGAGCACAGTTTGGTTTTAAGGATAGACCCGTTTATGTGATTGCGGGTGATGGAAGCTTTCAGATGAATGAACAGGAGCTTGCCACTATTGTTGCATATGATATTCCGGTTAAGGTGATAATTTTAAATAACGGCTATCTGGGTATGGTCAGGCAGTGGCAACAGCTGTTCTACGGTAGAAGGTATGCTTTCACAAATATAGAGGTTCAGCCTGACTTTGTTAAGCTGGCAGAAAGCTACGGTATTAAGGCAAGAAGGATAAGAAAGAAAGAAGAGGTTGAGGATGCTTTGGTTGAGATGAAAAATCATAAAGGGGCATACCTGTTGGATGCCATCATTGCAAGGGAAGAGAATGTTTATCCAATGGTGCCTGCGGGTGCGCCAATTAGCAATATGCTGTTAACTTAA